The following proteins come from a genomic window of Winogradskyella sp. PC-19:
- a CDS encoding site-specific DNA-methyltransferase — translation MAKTKYENYSKQQLIAKLERLEKKGYGLVWEDKPERIADKCEKELPVLVEDKKREIKKDTKKPTHFIFEGDNYHTLYTLNFTHKKGIDVIYIDPPYNTGKTDKKGKTDFRYNDRFIKQEDRFRHSTWLSFMNKRLRLAKNLLKNSGVIAISIDDNEVFNLKLLCDKIFGELNHIATVPTIMNHKGNQDQFGFAGTHEYTLFYAKSKTQASILEFNIEEDSDDEWLTDEIGPYKKGRGILADGKEKFREDREQMYFPLLVKKDKVSLIKEKEYNRIFDKESNTFNDEYVDSLIKKYSKKGYEVVLPINSKKQLLRWTWGFEHKFRTHINDIIVSRTKNGITLNKKQRPKLGDLPSKKPKSVLYRPEYSSGNGTNQLKAILGYEAFNNPKPLELIKDIIFITGNKNAKILDFFAGSGTTGQAVIELNKMDGGQRQIILCTNNENNICEEVTYPRIQKVIDGYNEIEGIPANLKYFKTDYVPFVLTDNDKRNLVAKSTELLCISENTFDVVLDNSKESKFAIFKNTNQHTAIIYDEDFIEECCMALNKLKDIRKIVIYVFSYDHNYMEEDFENLNKKFKVKPIPEVILNVYRKIAKLKNK, via the coding sequence ATGGCGAAAACCAAATACGAAAATTATTCTAAACAACAACTAATTGCCAAATTAGAAAGACTTGAAAAAAAAGGTTATGGATTGGTATGGGAAGATAAGCCCGAGAGAATAGCAGACAAATGTGAAAAAGAATTGCCAGTTTTAGTTGAGGATAAAAAACGAGAAATAAAAAAAGACACTAAAAAACCTACGCACTTCATATTTGAAGGAGATAATTATCATACTTTATACACACTTAATTTTACTCACAAAAAAGGTATTGATGTTATTTATATTGACCCACCATATAACACAGGAAAAACCGATAAAAAGGGAAAAACTGATTTTAGATATAATGATAGATTCATAAAACAAGAAGATAGATTCAGGCATAGTACTTGGCTTTCTTTTATGAATAAACGATTACGTTTAGCTAAAAATCTTTTAAAAAATTCTGGTGTAATAGCTATATCAATTGATGACAACGAGGTTTTTAACCTAAAACTTCTCTGCGATAAAATATTTGGCGAACTAAATCATATAGCGACAGTTCCGACAATTATGAACCATAAAGGAAACCAAGACCAATTTGGTTTTGCAGGAACTCACGAATACACACTATTTTATGCTAAATCTAAAACACAAGCATCAATTTTAGAATTTAATATTGAAGAAGATTCAGATGATGAGTGGCTTACAGACGAAATTGGTCCTTATAAAAAAGGACGTGGAATTTTAGCAGATGGAAAAGAAAAATTTCGAGAAGATAGAGAACAAATGTATTTTCCACTTTTGGTAAAAAAAGATAAAGTTAGCTTAATAAAAGAAAAGGAATACAATAGAATTTTTGACAAGGAATCAAACACATTTAATGATGAATATGTTGACAGCTTAATAAAAAAATATTCTAAAAAAGGATATGAAGTTGTTCTTCCTATTAATTCAAAAAAACAACTTTTGAGGTGGACTTGGGGTTTTGAGCATAAATTTAGAACTCACATAAACGATATTATAGTCTCACGTACAAAAAATGGAATTACTTTAAACAAAAAACAAAGACCAAAATTAGGAGATTTACCATCAAAAAAACCCAAATCGGTTTTATATCGTCCAGAATATAGTAGCGGTAACGGTACAAATCAACTGAAAGCAATATTAGGTTATGAGGCTTTTAATAATCCAAAACCTTTAGAATTAATAAAGGATATCATTTTTATAACAGGGAATAAGAATGCTAAAATTCTTGACTTCTTTGCTGGTAGTGGAACAACTGGTCAAGCGGTCATCGAATTAAATAAAATGGATGGAGGTCAAAGACAAATTATTCTTTGTACAAATAATGAAAATAATATTTGTGAAGAAGTGACCTATCCAAGAATACAAAAAGTTATTGATGGTTATAATGAAATTGAAGGTATTCCAGCAAATTTAAAATACTTCAAAACAGATTATGTACCATTTGTTTTAACCGACAATGATAAACGAAATTTGGTTGCGAAAAGTACAGAATTACTCTGTATTTCAGAGAATACTTTTGACGTTGTCTTGGATAATTCAAAAGAAAGTAAGTTCGCAATTTTCAAAAATACAAACCAACATACTGCAATTATTTACGATGAAGATTTTATTGAAGAATGCTGTATGGCTTTAAATAAGCTGAAGGATATAAGAAAAATAGTAATTTATGTATTCAGTTATGACCATAATTATATGGAAGAAGATTTTGAAAATTTGAATAAAAAATTTAAAGTTAAACCTATTCCAGAAGTGATACTTAACGTTTATCGTAAAATTGCAAAACTTAAGAATAAATGA
- a CDS encoding DUF1963 domain-containing protein → MTIKEVKDKISKDTTVFTVGGFRPENTIKESWIGKVSAYKSEETIPTDKNGELMFPLAQIYIPNLPFIHPKISNTKILTVFISNEYPECFEKMGENWLIREYENLENITIKDLSNPKSLIKQFPLKAEKKQDCPIWDGGGLSSETEDEILELENNGEIEDYYDIADFHQYEHKIGGFPSFCQPGIGIDEGFGNGFEFVFQISSDEKINLNVIDSGSLMFAKNDQTNEWSLYYDFY, encoded by the coding sequence TTGACAATTAAGGAAGTAAAAGACAAAATTTCTAAAGACACTACCGTTTTTACAGTTGGTGGATTTAGACCTGAAAATACAATTAAAGAAAGTTGGATTGGAAAGGTTTCCGCTTACAAATCTGAGGAAACTATTCCGACCGACAAAAACGGAGAATTAATGTTTCCCTTAGCTCAAATTTACATTCCGAATTTACCTTTTATTCATCCTAAAATATCAAACACAAAAATATTGACAGTTTTTATCTCAAATGAATATCCAGAATGCTTTGAGAAAATGGGAGAAAATTGGTTAATAAGAGAATACGAAAACTTAGAAAATATCACTATTAAAGATTTATCAAACCCAAAATCTTTAATAAAGCAATTTCCTTTAAAAGCGGAAAAAAAGCAGGATTGTCCAATTTGGGATGGTGGAGGTTTGTCATCCGAAACAGAAGATGAAATACTTGAACTTGAAAACAATGGAGAAATTGAAGACTATTATGACATAGCTGACTTTCATCAATATGAGCACAAAATTGGTGGATTTCCATCTTTTTGTCAACCTGGAATTGGTATAGACGAAGGATTTGGAAACGGATTTGAGTTTGTATTTCAAATTTCATCTGACGAAAAAATAAACCTAAATGTAATTGACAGCGGAAGTTTAATGTTTGCAAAAAATGACCAAACAAATGAATGGAGCTTATATTATGATTTTTATTAA